The following DNA comes from Candidatus Babeliales bacterium.
GAAGCAACTGCTACGTATATTGCACGAAAGTTAAAAGGAAAAGATATTGTAATTTCTTGTTTAGCGCGTGGGTTACCAGTAGGTTCATCGCTTGAGGGTATGGATCGTTTAACAGTATTTAAAGCATTATCAGATCGTCGTCCGTTCTAATGAAAAAATAGTAAAGGTTTTTATATATGAAAGATTTTTTTGGCGGATTAGCGCCACGTGCTGATGAAGGTTCTGTGTATGCATTACGACGTAAAGAACTTATTGAATCAATAAAAACGGAATTTTCACACATCCAACAAGGCATTGTTGTACTATTTGGGGCTTTTGAGCAAGGTTCTGAGCGGTTTAGACAAGATAAAACATTTTTCTATTACACTGGTGTAAACGAACCAGGAACAGCTCTGGTGATTGATTTGAGTGGAAAATCAACACTATATATTCCTAATTGTTTTGAAAAACGTGCACAGTGGTTGGTATTGCCCGAAGCGCTTATCAAACGTGATGCAAAGGTATTGCGTGTAGATGCAGTAGAATTGTTGGGTGATGAGTGTGCTGGATATGA
Coding sequences within:
- a CDS encoding aminopeptidase P N-terminal domain-containing protein, whose translation is MKDFFGGLAPRADEGSVYALRRKELIESIKTEFSHIQQGIVVLFGAFEQGSERFRQDKTFFYYTGVNEPGTALVIDLSGKSTLYIPNCFEKRAQWLVLPEALIKRDAKVLRVDAVELLGDECAGYELNPYFSEHEYAHMIARIKDVVARGGSLCTTAPDNGYEHLSTRFILGHLHKFIPELHKSIVDVSEFVAAARRIPIRPQLIC